The DNA window GGTGTTGATTTTCTGATGTGTAGAGAGTTAGTAGATTCGAGGTCTCATCTATTTGTTGTGTGGTAAGGGTTTTTAGGTGGTTAGGATTGTGTATTGTCCTTCCTAGGAACATTTTGTCTTTTTAGGTGTTTGTTTCCTTGGGTGGAGTGTCTAGGATTAGTGGTAGTTTCTCTATGATCTAGCATGTTATTGTGCGAACGATATGGAAATCTCATAATGAACTTGTGTATACATGTTTGTCTACTAGTGTGAAGGATGTTGAAGACATGATTTTTTCCTAGCATGGAAATGGTTTCTTACTAAGTCTACAATTAAAATTTGTGATTTCTCCTTGTGGCTAGAAAACCTATCATATTCTTGAATCAATATAGTTAGAGTGTTCATGTCCTTGATCTTGTGCTGGTGTGTTCATGGTGCTCTTCATAGAggagtttgtttgtttgttgatttatttattaaaaaatgcaGAGtagttaaatatattattataattaaaaaattaaaaaaccttataaatagagaaaataaaagtttttaaaatttttatattcagaaacttatatatatatatatatatatatatatatatatatatatatatatatatatatatatatatatatatatatatatatatatatatatatatatttggtttttATAGATTCTATGTATAAGAGTCAATCTTATCCTATCAAATATTATAGGTAAGTACCTCTCCAAAAGAATATTAATTTTTAACTCCTTTCATGAAAAAAATTGTGTCTAGAATTTTCTTATTGACAAGATAGAAAACAATGAAATTTTTTACAATTCATTCACGATTCACTGTATTTAATATCaaaaatttatattgaaaatTTCATCGAATATTCTAGTAACTAAAAATAATcttggttttttttttctaaGACTCAACtcctattaaaaaaaacaaatatattattattttttaaataaataaataaataataaacattatcccacaaaatagtttttataCATTGAACCATTTAATattctttacctttctcatcttaaATAATTATATCCTTttgattaaattatatattttgatagttGAAAATTGAAAAGTAACTTGCTCACCACAAACCATTTTTTGTCTTTTAGTGCTTCACtcgttttcttcattttttttaccatTCTCTTTCACTCTTCCGAAGTTATGGTGTGTGTTTTTCTCATGGATTTATTCTGAGTTAAAGTTTCAATCTTTTCTTCTGGGGTTGTGAGATTCTGTAAGTATCTTAGTTTGAAGCTTTCTTGTTCATGAGGTTCTGAaaggtgttttttttttcattgttgTTGTGAAGTTCGTTGAAAAATTTATGCTTTTTTTGTTTTGAGCATTTGGGTTTTTGATTCTGTTGTATTTGAACTGTTTGTTTGTTGGTTTGTGAGATGGGTTTTGGAGAAAGGCTCAATTTTGATTTGTGGGTTGTTTTTGTTTGAAGATCTTGAGGGTTTGAGGATTGAATTTAGGTAGGTTTTTGTAGATTTTAAGGTGTAGTTTGGTGGAAATCAGTGAAGAATGTGTGTGGAATTGGATTGATTGTGGAATAGGTTTGttggtttgatttgatttgattttgatgttATTGAGGTGAAATGGAAGGGAATTTATCACAGGGAGGTATAATTCAAGGTGGTGGTAGTGGttcttttggtttgccgggatcgATGCGAGTTCATCGTCAAGCGCCGATGAACCAACATCAAACTCATCCTTGTCAAGGTTCCGCGGTGCATTCGTCGATTCGTGAAGGTTTTCCTCTTACAATGGGGACATTGCAGAACTGTGATCAGAAGATAGGGATGAATGAGTTTGGTCAGGGGGATAGAAACAAAAACTCGGCAAGTGAGGAGGATGAGCCGGAGGAAGGTGGTGAGGGTCATCAGCAAGAGGGGGCGAGAGGGAAAAAGGGGTCGCCTTGGCAGCGTGTGAAGTGGACTGATAAGATGGTGAGGCTTTTGATAACAGCGGTTTCTTATATTGGCGAGGATGGGACTTCAGAAGGTGGTGGTGGAGGAAGGAGGAAATTCGCGGTTTTGCAGAAAAAAGGTAAGTGGAAATCTATTTCTAAGGTTATGGCTGAAAGAGGTTATCGTGTTTCGCCTCAGCAATGCGAGGATAAGTTTAACGATCTTAATAAAAGGTACAAAAGGCTTAATGATATGCTTGGAAGAGGAACTTCTTGTCAAGTTGTTGAAAATCCCGCTTTGTTGGATGTTATCGATTTTCTTAACGAGAAAGAAAAAGACGACGTTAGAAAAATATTAAACTCGAAACAACTCTTCTATGAAGAGATGTGTTCTTATCATAATTGTAATAGATTGCATTTGCCGCATGATCCCGCATTGCAACGGTCCTTGCAGATAGCTCTCAGAAATAGAGATGATCATGATAACGATGATGTGAGAAGGTCCTATCATGACGACCACGACGAGGATAGTCACGATATGGAAACTGATGATCATGATGAGTTCGAAGAGAATTACGCTTCACATTGTGATAGTCAAGGAATCTTCGGAGGATTGGGAGGATCTACGAAAAGACTAAGACAAGGCCAAGGTCAAGGTCAAGAAGACGCTACTACTTTCGGGAACTCTTTAAATTGTCAGGAGTATAACAAAAGTTTGTATCCTCTTGGACACATCGCGCAACCTGACGGAAACCAAGCTTTACCCGAAAATATGAGAGCAGCTTTGTTACAGAAGCAATGGATTGAATCTCGTTCGGTTCAGTTGGAAGAACAGAAGCTACAAATTCAGGTTGAGATGATGGAATTAGAGAAAGAAAGATTCAAGTGGCAGAAGTTTAGCAAGAAAAAAGACCGAGAGTTGGAGTTGTTCAAGCTGGAGAATGAAAGGATGAAGATTGAGAATGAACGTATTGCTTTAGAGCTAAAACGGAAGGAGATCGGCAGCACCAGCTTTAACTAGGTTTGCTGTTTTGCAACGgcacttctttctttctttttttccgaaaaaattattatttctcGAATATCTATGATAAACTGTGGTATATTTTGGTGTCTCTAAGGAGATAATTAAGAGCCCCTAGTGATGCTTATATTTTGGTGCATACTTAGGCTTTTATTGAAGTTGTGTTATCTGAAGCTTTAATCTTTCATTTTGGAATATCAGCGCAATAGGCCGCCTTCTTAAGTAGTATGTGTAAACACCAAACTCGACACCGACACTTACATATCTgtaataatttaagaaaatagAAGAGATTGAATGTAACTTCACATGTCAATGAGGTACTTCACATGTCAGTGAGGTTTGAGTATCTGACACCAACATCTTTGTCACTCAAATATGCTTTCAACTTGAAGTGTTGGTGCTACATAGCGGATGAATGATGATTCCTTGCAAGTCACATTCAACGCATTCATCTCGTTGGAGCATTGGTAACCGTTTGGTTATGATTGATCAGTTTAGATTGAAACgtgatatttttaaattataaaacaaaagctaattttgtttttattttaattcgtgTGATCAAGATTGAACGGTCAAAGAAGTTCTGAATGCGTGAACATGCCGACTGAAGTAGATCCTATTTCCCGTATAGCTGCAAAATTTCTATCAAAACCAGTAAAACTATAGTAATGTAAATTGCATGTTGAGACATGGATTGTGTCTCTCTAGTCTTCCCTTTCTGCCAAATCCATGAAatcttttcataaaaaattatttcctGAAAAGCTCAAGCTCCTTTGGCTTCGCTGTGATCCTTGCTATAAGGTTATTATTGCGCTGTTTCCTGAAAAGTTTCTTTTTAAGATGTTAAAATTTGTGCTGTTTTTATATGAAATCATCATGCATTTCACTGTGATCTTTGCTATGAGGTTATCATTGTGTGaagaaaatttaaatattcaGTCTGCTGCTTATAGAGGAACCATAATTACTCTATACTCTCTCAATCTTTTGAACATTATGTTATGGGCGTGTTTGAACGAGGTTATTGAAATTTTTAgagaatttataattttaattaatttaaatgatttaattgaaatttatttaattttaagtttttttgtttggataaagtattaaattatttattgttaaatttttggatcatttttataatttttaaaagttttgggtctaaattaaaatttgaaaataggaCCAATTTGCCATTTTTGAATATTAGAATGGatcaatttaaaaattattagagACTTTTTTCCAATTTAAAAAACTTTTGGAGGTgagtttgaaatttttgaaacaTATGAGGACGACTATAATTTAACATTTATATTATATAGAATTTATATTATATAGAGTGAATAaccaattttagtttttttattattattatttatttatttgcaaaatatttaataaattttatattttttattcaaacagTGAATTTTTGtcaagtttttaatttttttaaattattatttttttcatttaattgctTTTTCCAAATGCACTAATAAATTTTGTTTGAGATAAGGTTGTGTTTGAATTCGATGGTCAAATGAAgtgataaataattaaatttattgttTGAATTTGTAAATAACGATAGGGTTGTGTTTGAATTAGTGGTATGTGGTCGATTGAAGTGGTAAATAGTTAaattttattgtttgaatttgtAAATAACGACAAAATTGTAATGAAACATAGTAGAATCCATTTTATGGTATTCTTCTAAATCATCTATTAAATTCTATCTAGTTGACTAGTACTCCTTtcgtaattatttaataaaaaaaacaatattacatatttattaaaaaattttaaattttatgatttttttagaaTATGTTTTATAAGAAAATGTATTaacaattttaatttgttattgtgtatagaaaaaacaaattaaactaatttgcatttaattttatttaattttgaaaaagatgtattttaaaaataaaatatttaaatgaaataaaatagatactttttatttataatctgtaataaaaataatgtgtttttatttatttatttatgaatctTTACAGACGAGGATCGTATAACTTTTTCAGGTACTTTACAGTTATATAATGTATTTGAATGGATCAATCCTATTTCTTAAATATTTCTAAAGAAGCTCGTCAAAGAGACTTATCGGAGTTGGCCTATCACACCCGACTGGTGTCTTGTATCTTGACTTGCTGAGATGCCGGACGAAAGGAAGTCTTCTTGCCCAACCGTCTTCGAAAAGAGATGGATGTGCTCAAAGAAGAGGTTAATGCCCCATTGTGGAGAGAATTGGTGTTTGGAAGAAATTTggggtgtgtatcacttgttttTGGCTACAAATTCTATTGGTTACCCTTTTGGATATTTCAACACAATAGTCGAGAAGGTAAAACTGCTTGCTCATGAAGTGACTGAAAATAACAAGGATTTGGCTTCTTCTCAAACATCTTTGTTCAGGACGAAGGATGATCTCGATGAAGAAAATAGATCCTTGGAtcgtttcaaaaaaaatatagaagAGCTTAAAAAGTCTTTGAAAGAATCTCAAAAAGGCCAGAAAAAGACAAAGGACGGCTTCCGTGAGATACACCTCGAGAATATTTCCTTGTCTATGGAGTTAGCCAAACCATTGGAAGAAATTTACTCTATTGCATAAGACTCTTTCGAAAGTTCCTGGAAGTAGGTAGGTCATTTTTATCCTACTCGGTCGATCTCCCAAGAGTAAGTTTGTCTTGATCTAGACAAGAAAGTGGTTCCTATGGTGGATTatccgtttttttctttttttttttctttttttttcaccaCACGTGCTTGTACTAAGCATATGTTAATTCAATGAATAAGTAGATTTTATCATTCTTATCCTTCAATGTACATTTCAAATTGTTAATTACCAATGCTCTTACATATTTACGTTGTATTACTTTGAGTCCCGAGTTCATTTCTCTAGGATGTAGCTTTCCTTACGAGGTTGTGCTCGAAGTTTTAATAGACATCTCGGGGGACGTGCCCGACCAAGGGTCAATACCGCTTCTATGTCTCAAATGAAAACTTGTTTCGAGGTCGACGTATGGAAGACTCACCTGTTAGCTTCCAAGAGTGGGTGAGTCAGTATTTGCCATTTTGTTGTCTGATTTCTTTATGTGTTTATGTGCATTGGCATCATGGGCTTTTGATTGCTTTAGCCATACACCTATGGCATTTGTAACAACACATTCGAGTGTTTGTGATGAGGCTTTGATCTCTTTTAGTCGAACCCTAGATTCATCGTTAcctttcataatcaaaaggaaaagagacaatttagtggaaatttatttatttcttgattgAATATCATAGTACCTTATATCAGCGTGTTAATTCTTATACATAAGTGCCAAGTAGTGAGAATGGATTAAACATGTACTTGAATCCCAAGTTATATgattcgattcccacgaaaggcaaaaactctactagtgagggggtaTAGGAGATCGTGAGGTGGCAGTGCCGGGAGCGTCTTGCGAGGGGCCCGAGCTGTTACAGGCaccactgttagaacaagatttgttctgatcaatattcttagttttgatgataacaatgtatatgaattttgtatgagataatgtggtactctaatcctatgcaatttccatttcaggaatcacataaagagtatgcacaaaattagcgcaagaagcactgactcataaggttcagcatgcaacatcagaacatggtctggcaagacatgagaagatggtcaagcaaaatcagaacatggtctatggaagcatcagaaggacttgagatcagaagcagaagcactgaagttctcatggtatcacgctaagaagcacttcaaggtcagaagacaagaagatgctctgcaccaagctgtttgactctgatgatattcaaacgttgtttacacaaacatcaaatcagaagcaagtacaagatggcaggctacgctgactgacaaaaggaacgttagtagctattaaaggcaacatcagtagacacagcgaaagcaaggctcgaggtagttgacaaaagagtgaaacattaaatgcaatgctgtacggatcacgcaaagcattaaatgctcccaacggtcatcttctcaaacgcctataaatagaagttctgatgagaagctgaatacaactcttgcgcaaatatacagaaacgctgtcaaattcaaaaagctctcaaacttcatcttcaacctcactacaatgttgttgtaatatattagtgagattaagcttaaacttaagagaaaatcacagttgtgataatagctttataagaagcattgtaactcttaaaagaatttgtttacatttaattgtaagaactagagtgatcaggttgttgatcagaatactctagaaagtcttagagggtatctaagcagtttgttcctagagtgaccaggttgtgatcagtatactctagaagacttagaagttgtctaagtggaaaaccattgtaatcttgtgtgattagtggattaaatcctcaggtgaggtaaatcactccaagggggtggactggagtagtttagttaacaacgaaccaggataaaaatcattgtgcaaattgttttttatattacaagttttaaaagctacacttattcaacccccccttctaagtgtttttctacccttcaattggaatcagagcgccggttctaaggtgcaagcacttaaccgtgtttagaaaagattcagtaAGAGAAAagcgcttaagtcaagatggctggtgaagatccaacaaatacatctacatctggctctgatgagcaatacaatggaaatggtaacaatggttacactagaccaccagtatttgatggtgaaaactttgaatactggaaagataaacttgaaagttacttccttggtctagatggtgacttatgggatctgctgatggatggttacaaacattcagtgaaagctactggtgtaaagcttacaagacaagaaatgaatgatgatcaaaagaagcaattcaaaaatcatcataagtgtaggactgttttgctgaatgctatctctcatgctgaatatgagaagatatctaacagggaa is part of the Vicia villosa cultivar HV-30 ecotype Madison, WI linkage group LG2, Vvil1.0, whole genome shotgun sequence genome and encodes:
- the LOC131653044 gene encoding uncharacterized protein LOC131653044 → MEGNLSQGGIIQGGGSGSFGLPGSMRVHRQAPMNQHQTHPCQGSAVHSSIREGFPLTMGTLQNCDQKIGMNEFGQGDRNKNSASEEDEPEEGGEGHQQEGARGKKGSPWQRVKWTDKMVRLLITAVSYIGEDGTSEGGGGGRRKFAVLQKKGKWKSISKVMAERGYRVSPQQCEDKFNDLNKRYKRLNDMLGRGTSCQVVENPALLDVIDFLNEKEKDDVRKILNSKQLFYEEMCSYHNCNRLHLPHDPALQRSLQIALRNRDDHDNDDVRRSYHDDHDEDSHDMETDDHDEFEENYASHCDSQGIFGGLGGSTKRLRQGQGQGQEDATTFGNSLNCQEYNKSLYPLGHIAQPDGNQALPENMRAALLQKQWIESRSVQLEEQKLQIQVEMMELEKERFKWQKFSKKKDRELELFKLENERMKIENERIALELKRKEIGSTSFN